In the Gemmatimonadales bacterium genome, CGCTCAGCAGCACATTGCCCGGCTTGATGTCGCGATGGACCACGCCGCGTGCGTGCGAGTACGCCAGCGCGTCGGCGACTTCCTTGAAGATCCGGATCGCATCGGGAATCGGCAGCCGCTTCTCGCGGCCGAGGCGGTCGCGGAGCGATTCGCCTTCAACGTACGGCATCACATAGAAGAGGAAGCCCTGCACCTCTCCCGAGTCATACAGCGACAGGATATGCGGATGGTTGAACTGGGCGACGAACTTGATCTCGCGCGGGAAGCGCTCCGAGCCGAGCGCCGCGGAGAGCTCCGGCCGAAGGACCTTCAGCGCGACCTTCCGGTCGTGCTTGAGATCGCTCGCCAGATAGACGGTGGCCATCCCGCCCGCACCGACCTCCCGGTCGATGGCGTACCGGCCAGTCAGTGCCTCGGCGAGCTTTGCCTGCGCGTCAGTCACTTGGCTCCGGGATATCGATAAGTTCGCCCGGCGCGATGGGACGTGGGGCCGGCCGGAAGAGAGTTGATAGTACGGAGGAACCGGTCGCGCGGCAATCGCATCGGCGCCGATGTCGATTTTGGCGGTTCTCGTTCGACGCCCTTGTAGAGACCGAGCGGGCGGCCAACGTGGCCGTTCCTCAACAGACCCGAAACCTGAAAGAGGCCCACAATGCGGTTCATGGTGATCGTCAAGGCGAGCAGGGAATCCGAGGCCGGAATTCTTCCCACCACGGAGTTGCTCGATTCGATGGGGAAGTACAACGAACAACTGGTCAAGGCCGGCGTCATGCTCGCCGGCGACGGACTTCACCCGTCCTCCAAGGGCGTGCGGATCAAGTTCGATGGCGGCAGGACGACGGTGACCGACGGGCCGTTCGCTGAGACGAAGGAGCTGATCGCCGGCTACTGGATCTGGCAGGTGAAGTCGAGGGACGAAGCAATCGAATGGCTCAAGCGCGCCCCATTCGGCGGCGGCGCGGAGATCGAATTGCGCCAGGTTTTCGAGCCGGAAGACTTCGGCGCCGCCGCCACGCCGGAGATCCTCGAGCGGGGCGCGCGGACCCGCGCCGCGGCCGAGGCCAATCGCAAGTGACGGTGTTACACTCTTTGACCGGCGCCGGGGATACCATCCACGGCGCCGCCGGGCAGATGTAACGGAGCGAACAACCAGGAGCACGTATGAGCAGCGTTCGAGTTCTCGTCGGAACTCACAAGGGTGCGTTCATTCTGACGTCCGATGGCAAACGCAAGAAGTGGGACGTGAGCGGGCCGCACTTTGCCGGCTGGGATATCTACCACGTGAAAGGTTCGCCGGTCGATCCCGAGCGCCTATACGCCTCGCAATGCAGCGGCTGGTTCGGCCAGACGATTCAGCGATCCGACGATGGCGGCAAGAGCTGGAATCCGGTGGGCAACCAGTTCACCTACGACGGCGTGC is a window encoding:
- a CDS encoding YciI family protein, with product MRFMVIVKASRESEAGILPTTELLDSMGKYNEQLVKAGVMLAGDGLHPSSKGVRIKFDGGRTTVTDGPFAETKELIAGYWIWQVKSRDEAIEWLKRAPFGGGAEIELRQVFEPEDFGAAATPEILERGARTRAAAEANRK